Below is a window of Nicotiana tabacum cultivar K326 chromosome 19, ASM71507v2, whole genome shotgun sequence DNA.
CATATTTACAACATATATTCCAAATTTATCCGCAACCATCAACTTTAGGAAAGAGGTAACACTGGGGGTCAAGCTTTATCCTGAAACACACCAAAGGAGACATCCACTAGTATCTACTTCTCAAGTTTTAGAATCTTTCTAATTCTTGATTTCTCATCATACAAGTCTTTCAAGTGTCATCCGATCAACGAAACCTTTAACATCTCATCAAGTACCTTAATATTGTCAACTAAAGCAATACAATTGTTACTATTTGTATACCACTTTATGTGCAGCTCAAGTGAACATGACTTTAAGAAATTAGAACACTTCGAGACCACTGGAATTCATTGACATTAAAAGGTTGCTGAATGGCCATTACAAGATTCTTCTAAAAGAAATTTAACAACTTGTAGTATCTCATTTATGACAAATGCTGTAGAAAAACCAGAAACGGTTAGTACAAGATTTTGCTAAGTTCCGCCATTTCCACCATATCAATTTTGAAGAATCACGTACGATACTAGGCATGACGTTATAACACAGAATGCATAAATTCCTCAATCATTTGTAAAATTTTAGTAGTTATGTCTTTAAAAGCAACATGCTTGAATAGGTTTGCTCCAATTCTTCTCCACCTGTGCATTCCAGAGGATAGGAAAAGACAAAGAAGGCCAAACAAAGTTGTGCAAAATATGTTATCACTGATTCAATGAGGATACAAATCCAACGAAACATCAACATAACGAAAAATCAGGCAATCTATACATGCTTCAGAGCTATCAAATTACCTTCATCATCACTGTCATCAAGGTCATCCCCCATATCACCTCCCATTCCACCCATCATTCCAGCCATATCACCTCCCATTCCACCCATCATGCCACCCATTCCGCCCATTCCGCCCATCATGCCACCCATCCCGCCCATCATGCCACCCATTCCACCCATCATTCCAGCCATATCACCTCCCATTCCACCCATATCACCGAATTTCTGCAAATTACACCAGTGAAGAGAAAGATCAGAAGAtactccaaactaaacatgcagcATATATATAGAGTAACACATTAAATTTTTACCGAGAAATCCATTGAGTTCATATCCATATCGCCAGGACCTAAAAAACATATGAAGCAGTAAGTCAGTTTCTGCATGTGTTATAACAACTATGGTAAGAGATTGTCAGAACATGATAGAGATGATACCAGCATCAGCTTCATCATCTTCATCCACCCACTTATCCCAATCTACTTTCACATAGTGTGGTGCTTTCGCATCTCCACGCAATAATTTGTTCCACCATTTTGGCTCTGCCTTTTGCAAAACGCAGACTATACTTCTCACGCCAATACTAATTTTGCTCTCCTTCAGAATGAAATTGCAAATTAGAATGCAATTCTAAGTACCGGGGATAGACAAGTATAGCAATTAAATCAAAGGCAGGTTAAAATTTGTGTCTTCAGTAACTCAGTTCCTCTTCACCACTAGATACTATATTACGATAGCTAAACCACACAAACTGCCACCATCTTGTCACTATTTTATGATTGCTAAATCACATAAACTGACATCCCCTTGTTATATCTTATCAtaactaaattataaaattagCCTTTCTGATTGATTCAATTACTCTAGTGATTTGCCTTTTATAAGCATGATTTACAGCATTTCTGTCACGCTAGCTCTATCTAACCTGTCCCTATTGGACACATATATGAGTAACTAGAAAATCCAAATCAATCTAATGACGTAACCAAATCAAACAAATGCCTCCTACCTCAACATTAACTTTATCCTGGAGCTCAAGCTTCAGCTCATAGTGACGATCTCCTGCCCCAGCAGTAGCACTGAAGGTAAAAATTCCTTCTGGATCCAGGTTTACTTTCGGATCTTTAGCATCTGGTAATAGCACTGTGAGATACACCACATCAGGTCTCTGGGCCCACTTGACTTGGGGATGGAGGCtgccaaccaaaaaaaaaatatgaatgaAGGGTTTTGTGCATATTAGAAGAGTCATAATATATTCACATATAGGGGATAACAAAAGAAATTATCTAAGCAGCCAAAACTTTTTGGCATCACCAAACTCACTTACATACTAAAATAGGAATCTGTTCTATCATTTTAATGTTTGGATAGAGAAGAAAATATATTACTCTAACTAGCTACTAAGCAAAGGAAACTTGATCACTGAAAACTATTTAACATAGTCTATCTCAGTAAGTGTAGTGTATAAGTTTCTCATGAGTCATGACTAGGGGCGGATGTAGTGTTAGAGTTATGGTTTCATCCAAACTATAGTAGCTTTAGCTCAAACACTGTAAGTGAGAATGTGAATCTTCTTCTAAGCCACAAGCACGTCCGAGTGAATCAGACTAATTCTAAATCAGCAGGGTATTATTTTATTACTGATACCACTTCGCAGCGCTCTTTAAGAGTAAAAtatttatttcttcctttttcttctggGATACAGGTGAAAGAAGgattaacttctttttcttttttttcatcatAAGTaacattttttaaaattaaataatactgCTTATGTAGGAAAAAAATTAAGCATAAACCACAAGAAACGAAGACTTCCATATCTGCAGCTGCCATTACTAGCAGGGGCGGATGTAGTGTCCAATTGACGGATTCAATTGAAACCATAACTATAaacgcggagtaaaaatttatgtgtaaaaaattattaaaattatataaatagtagatatgaaccaataactttaaacatataattcgttCAATGCTGAAAACTTTAAAAGTTGAACACATAAAATTTAATTCCTGGAGCCGCCTCTGATTACTAGTATTACATTCACGAGATATAAGAGTTCCCAGTCCAAACaacaaattaaagtaaaaaagatattataattgttaaagcagcaaaaagaagaagaaaaccccaAATTCTAGAACCGAAGACATTAAAGTACAGATATGAATCAATAATCTCGTaaacaaataaggtaataagCTGAGATCttaaaaaagtaaagaaaaatggtAGAATACAGTAGGAATCGTAATGGAAAATGAAGAGATAAATTACCTCATATTTGAATTCTGTGTCTCGGCTGAGGCGAtgagaaaggtaaaaagaaagagagactctgaaaaaccctaaaaacaaaGTGAAGCGGCACAGCTGCAAATACCACACTTAACTACTTAAGTGGTAGTTCAAGGCGTGAGCTCACTTCCCAAAGTCTTTCCAATTATCTTGATTTCTTTTAATATCAAATGATTCCTCAAGTTTTAGGGTAGGTTTATTTTTCTCATATTCTATTATCTTGTGAGCAtatgttttttcaaaaatttatttttctgatttaAGTTTTCATCAATTTACCACTTCTAGTTACTTTTTCAAATAGCACTTTTAATTCAACTGACCAAACATTTAAATGGACCATTAACTAATAGAACTATCACGTGTTTTTTATGTTGCTAAAATAGATTTTCTTTCTCAATATTTTTATTTCTCCAATTTCAGCATTACAAGTAATATTAGTACACCacaagtaataaaagtaaaaataagagaatttatgcaaaataaaatagtttagaAAAAAAATAGTCCATCAATAACGAAAATAAACCACGATAGTTGAGGCCCGCAATTCTTCGTTATGAGGCCTGCAATTCTTCCATGACGGGCCTCATTCTCCCTCTATATTATGGCCCAAAAGATAGTTGACAGTGTGGCCATTTAGCCCATGTAGCCCGTTCTAATTTGCCGCATTGAAATTTTGTTGGGCAAGTTACATTTGACAATAAGGAATTTTCATAAACCACTACGACTTAAAGTTTAATAACTATAATTTATCTAATTACCATTTGTAGTTATTGTTCAATTGTTACTAACTTGTATCACTTGTATTCAAATGCGCAACGAATACAACATGTGTCAATTGTATTCAAACGTGCAACGAATGGTAAATTTACTGAAATAGCTATGAATGGTAAATACAGTGTAAATATTTGATGTGTCGCGTAATTCTCCCTATTGACAATTGTGTTTCCTTTATTTGGTTAGAAAATCAATTAAATagaattaagaaaaaaattaatcaaatagCATGAgagattgaaagaaaagagaaaaggccTGGGACACACGTTGAACCACAATATCACTAATTCGTGAGTTTTTAGTTAAGATGTATGTATAACTAATTCAACCGATTTTTCTACTCAGATTCGTGAGATTGCATTTTAGTGCTACTCAGAAAACATTCACTTTTTCTCCTTGAATATTTTAAATGCTCAAATTAcagaagtattttctccagttagATTTTTGAGTGACTTTAGATGTTGACAAACAGAGATTTCCATACATGTTTCCCTTGGAAATTCTAAATATCATTTGCATTTGGCTTCTCTTTCTTTCCTGTAGATATCTTTGCTTTCACGCAAAGATGAAATCTTGATATTCCCTTTTTAACTTTCAAGATTTGTAGGCCATGTTAGTATCTTTTATTCAATAGAGAACAATTATTCCGTCCTAAGGTTGTACTTCTATgttttttttaatgttttgtttgtgtgTTTGCCTTAATTATGACCTTCATTTGTAGAACAGAAAAAAGTATTCCGCAGTCCTAAAGTTGTGCTCCATGTTTGAAAAGTCAGGATACTAAAGAGAATAATATTGAATCATTGAATGGGACGCATGATAATTATAGTGCCATGATTTTCCAATATACCCCCCAATAAGTAATACTAACGGTCCCGAATCTTTGTGTTCTTGCATttagcttcttttttttaaagAGCAGATCAATGTTTGCAACATCAATAAGCACCCTCTATATTGTACAATAGATTAGTTAGAACGTCGGAGATATCCTTTATTAAGGAGCATCGAAAAAAGGAGCCAAGATTTTAAGTTTTGTGAGCTTGAAATTTAAATTGTTTTAAGTTACTGGGTTTGACAGCACCGCAGGTGGTATATAGCGTGAATTACATCCTATTTAAACGCGTAAGAAGAAACTTTTCAGATGATATATGTTTAGTAATGGTAACATTTGTGAAGTAACGATAATTCTTTATATCTCTCTATTTAAACCCTAATTCCTTTCCCTATtgtaaaaaatttaatttttttgctccaacacttctcattctcttcttttcttctcttttttctctcattTCTGTTGTAGCCGGGTTCATTTAAGTGAAGGTTGAAACTTAGTTAATATCCATTAATGTCGAATTTATCGGAATCAACGAACTTGTTAATGTGACCTTGCGCTGCTGCTCGAATTTGTAAGTGTGGTATTTCTCCAAAATTGAATACTTCATGGACCCAACTAAACCCATGTCGTAGGTTTTTTACTTGCAAAATCGAAAAGataaattttttgttcttaattgtaccctgttttattaattattttctttgatGATAATTGATCAAATGTGTTTGTTATTTTTGTAGAAAAAGGGTGGATGTGATTATTTCTGTTGGTATGATGATGAGATGCCTACTCAAGCAAAGAAAATAATTTGGGGTTTATTAAAGAGAATCAAAGCTTTTGAAGAGGAGAAGGTTCGAGCAAAAAAAAGACTGATCCCTTTgactgttgttgttgtattgttgttCGTTTTATGGAAACTGTAGGGCTGATGTCCGGCCGTGATCTTTAGGTGTTGTTGTTGATGTCTTTAGATGTTGGTGCATTCTTGTATTTTGATGTGGTTTGCAGATTAGTTTGGTTGTTTTAGGTATTGTTGCTGCTGCACTTTTGTAATCTTAGTATTGCTATGTAATGTTgtattttgaaagtaataaagaGTTATTTTAGTTGTTGTTGATGCACTAAAGTTATTTTAGTTGTTATGGAGTTAGATAGAAATACTTGCTAATATTTCCACAAAGAAATGATCATTCTTTTAATAAGAACATAAAGATTACACAACATAATGGAACCATAATAGTTTAGTTCTTCAAAAACTAGATCCCAAAATATAATAGTTTGCTGCTACCTTAGAGTCAAGAATAGACCTTGACTATAGATAATTGATTGTTGCTACATAATCATATAGTCAAAAAATAAGTTCCTAAAATACTACTTCTTGCTCATATTTGCCTTCATCTGCTTCAATTGGGAAGTTGTGACAACATCATGACCCTTCCACCTCAAGCCTCTAGCCTTAAAACCAAGCTCTATTCCTGTTGGAGCTGCACTCTTATAAGTTGAACCACCTGATAGAATTATTTGGCTTGATGTTCCGGGCTGCAATTTGTCAAATAATGAAGTACAATTAGTAAGTTATTCCAAGTCATATTATAGATGAAATATGTATGAATATATACATTTAGTATTTGAGTTCCACTTGCAGTTGTGTAGATGCCAAATCTAACATTTTTAGACCTTTTTTCTCCTCCTTTTTCAGCAACTCCTTTACATGCACCCCTTCCTCTCTTTTGGATAGTAGTTCCTTTACCCTTTGGAGGAAGTTGACTAGCTAATCTTCTTCTAGCATGCTTGCACGAATCTGTAGAAATTGGTGGTGGTTGAATTGAGCTTCTAGCTTCATGAACCCTTCTAACTCTTGCAGTATCATCACAAATAGAGTTTGAGGTTGCAGTTTGGCTTGAGCTTCTTACTACAACAGGTTGGCTTCCTCCTTGTGATATTTGGCTACCTTGCTGTGAAGGCATCCAATTTTCAGCCTGTATATCATCATGAGCAACGAGTTTACACTATGATATTGATTCTTGAACAAAATATGTTTTACAGTAGCATAGAAAACTTCAAGGATGAAGAGCATGGAGGATAATAACAATTACCGGAATACTTTGTACGAGAACCAGTTATAAAGAGCAACAGAGTTAAATTCATCTT
It encodes the following:
- the LOC107787640 gene encoding uncharacterized protein OsI_027940, with the translated sequence MSLHPQVKWAQRPDVVYLTVLLPDAKDPKVNLDPEGIFTFSATAGAGDRHYELKLELQDKVNVEESKISIGVRSIVCVLQKAEPKWWNKLLRGDAKAPHYVKVDWDKWVDEDDEADAGPGDMDMNSMDFSKFGDMGGMGGDMAGMMGGMGGMMGGMGGMMGGMGGMGGMMGGMGGDMAGMMGGMGGDMGDDLDDSDDEEQEVTKPSAKADEKVDEEPKGEGSKVADEAK